A window of Companilactobacillus allii genomic DNA:
TCATCATAATATTTTTGACTATGTCCATTTGGAAAATAAATAGTAAATTTATTTGCATCTCTTTGTATCGTTCTCAAATCATCTACTAATTCCACTTTTGTATAAAATGTCTTTAAAAATGGAACATACTTCTCGTATTTCTTATTTACATAAGCGGCATCCAATGCACAAATAATGGGAACACCATCGGTATCATCTTCAACAAAATGTACCATTCGTTGATAATCTGGCACATCAATCAAACTCTTGAATAAGATCTTACCCTTATAACTTACCAATCCTCCATTATCACAAATAAATGTCATTTCGTTTTTTAACTCTGGAAACAGATCCTGTAATGTATAAATTGGTCTACCACTAGCAATCCCAAAATTTATATCCAGTTTCATTAAGTTGTTGATTATATCATCAATTCCAGCTGGTAATTTACTGTTACTTTCCAACAATGTTTTATCCATATCGGATGCAACAAATTTTACATCTTTCATTCGGAAATCTCCTCAAATTTTCTTTTTACTACTACTATGTTAGCACTTTCATAGTTTATTGAAAATCCAAACATATCTTACTTCATATAATTTTTGTTATGTAACCTTGAATATAATTCACTTTCTCTAAACTTGACAGAAACAAAAAACAATATCACCATTAGTATAAGATAAAATACTTTTCGGAGGCATTTCAATGACTTTATTGAACACTAGTTTTCGTACTAATTATTTACACACATATTTTAAAGCAACCGTGGTAATTCCAGATACTGATGAGTCAGATTATAAGGTCGTTTGGTTACTGCACGGTTACACCGCTGACGATACAACTTGGATTAGAAATTATAACGTTGAGAGTCTGGCAAATAAATACAATTGGGCAATCATTATGCCTGAAGGAAGAAACTCATTTTATACTGATTCAGACTTCATTCCCTATTACAGTTTCTTCACCAAAGAATTAGTACCAAAAATGCAAAAGCTATTGCCCATTTCCTCTAAGCCAGAAGACAACTATATTGCCGGTGTAAGTATGGGTGGTTATGGAGCATTGAAGATTGGATTGGAAAATCCTGATAAATTCAGTCGTATCGCTGCAATGTCACCTGTAGCAGATATTGAACATTTTAGAAACAATCCAGGTAGCCCAATGCCACTGAATGCATTTGACACAATTTTTGATTCAACAGAAAAAATTCACGATAATCAACTGGCCAATATTTTGGATAACACGAATTCAACTGATCAAAAAATTCTCCAATTATGTGGTGATGATGACTTTATGCATGATGATAATATCGAATTAAAGAATCAACTTACAAAGAAATTCAAAGATAATTACAAATGGATGCCAGTAAATGGTGATCATTCTTGGACTACTTGGGTTGAAAATGTTGATGGCGTATTTAATTGGCTAAATAGATAGCATTACTTTTATCAAGGACCAATTTCATAATTCTTGTAAAATACACAAAATGATTTACAATCATTAACATAATCAATTTACCGAGGTCTTAAAATGACATTAATAAATATGAGTTATCGAACAAATTACTTACATACATACTTTAAAACTACCATTGTAATCCCGGATTCAAATAAAAAAGAATACAAAGCTGTCTGGTTGCTCCACGGATACACTGGGGATGACACGGCTTGGATTAGACATGCAAATATTGAAAAATTAGCACGTGAACATGATTGGGCAATCATCATGCCTGAAGGACGCAATGCTTTTTATACAGATTCTTCCTTTATACCTTATTATTCATATTTTGTAGATGAATTGATCCCGAAAATTCAAGGAATGTTTCCAATTTCTAACAAACCTGAAGATAACTACATTGTGGGATCAAGTATGGGCGGATATGGTGCATTAAAGATTGGTTTTACTAACCCTGATAAATTCAGTAAAATTGCGGCATTGTCACCTATAACAGATATTGAAAATTTCAAAAAGAATCCTCAATGTCCTATGGACGAACATACTTTTGACTCCATATTTGACTCAGAAGAAAAAATTCAAGCTAATCAACTGACTACTATTTTCAATCGACTCAAACCAAATCAAAAAGTCCTAACACTTTGTGGCGATGAAGATTACATGCATGAAGATAATGTCATGTTCAAAAACTTCTTAACTATTCATTTAACTAATAATTATACTTGGATGCCAGTAAATGGCGATCATTCGTGGGTTACATGGGTTAAAAATATCGATAAAGTATTTAAATGGCTAGAATAACAAAAGCACAATAAATTGACCAAAAATCAATTTATTGTGCTTTTTATTTTGATTCAATTGTCAAAGTTTTTATTGGTGATCTTCTCTTTTTTCATTATATCCACTAGATTCTTTGTATATTCACTTTCATAGATAATTGCAAATAACGTATCCAACACATATTCAAATGACAATTGTGAAGCAAATGTTCCTACCTTTACAAAATTGTATTCCGTTTGGGGAACTTCAATTACATACTTGGACAGTTTAGCCATCTCAGAATCAGTATCACCAGTTATTAAAATAGTGTCTCTATTCTCATGTTTTAAATAATTCAGATATTGTACAAACTCATGTGACCTACCACTATAACTAATAAATACGCCACTATCATTCTTATCCAAATTTAAGGAATGCCAACTACCTTCACCGTATTCTCCAGCAACTATCGGATAACGGTCTATCTTATTGAATTTATTTTGAAAGCTGCGTGCTCTGATCTGTGAATCTCCTGTACCAAACAAGAATATTCGCTTAGACTTGATTAATATCTTGGCTACTTTTTCCAAATTATGTTTATCAAGCTTATCAGCAGTTTTTTGAATTGACTCGATCGATAAATCAGCCATATTTTTAGCAATTTCAAAGGCAGAATCAGTCGCCGTAAAGGGAAAATTAGCATTAACATTGGATATTACATGTTGATTGTCCTGAACTTCCTTAACCAGGACAACACGAAAATCCTTAAAACCTGAGAATCCAAGTTTTTTAGTCAATCTTATTACGGCTGAATGAGACGAATAAGCTCTTTTGGCCAAATCTTGAACAGTGATTTTTGCCATATCAAGTTGATTATCTAAAATATATTCAGCAATTCTTTGTTCCGTTTCAGTAAAATTGGACTCTTGTTTCAATTTATCAATCACAGACACAAAATCACCTTCTTAGTTTCAATATATCATATTGGAACTAAGAAGGCATTTTGTTTTTAACCCAACTGAATATCTGCATCCCTTAAGGCCATATCTACAATTTCCATAACAGACTCACTATGATCCAACTCTTTTTTAACAAAATCCATATCATGATCTGCTACCAATTCATTAAACTTCTTAAATTCCTCATACATACGATGATCATTTATCTTATCATCAACATGTTTAGAAAATCCATTATTCAAATTAATATCAAAGTCTGATAGAACATTGGTTGGTCCATTAACAATGACTGAACCGGCATTACCTTGAATAGTTGTTTGAATCTTGGCTGAAGTGTCCTTAGACCCTATACATACTACTTTAGTATTTCCGTAATCCAATATCAGCATACCTGAAGTATCTATACCTCTTTCAATGTTTGCCATATACTTAACTGATTTAGGTTTTCCTAAGATACCAACAATAAAGTGAATATTATAGATATTAATATCCATCAAAGCTCCGCCACCCTTTTTAGGATCAAAGACTGGTAATATTTTACCTTCCTTGAAAGCATCGTATCTGTGTGAATATTGAGAGTAATTACATTCAATTAACTTTATATCACCAATTTTTTTAAGTGATTCTTTTAATTCTTTGTAATTGGTCAAATATTGATTAGTTATAGCTTCTACCAATATTAGATTCTTATCTAAAGCTAATTTTTTAAGTTCACGCATCTCTGACAACTTGAGCGTGAACGGCTTTTCACAAATAACATTCTTACCAGACTCCAAAGCCTTCTTGGCATATGCGTAATGTAAAAAGTTTGGTAAAGCAACATAAACTGTATCAATATCGGCTTGTTTCAAACATTCCTCATAATTTGTAAACACTTTTTTGATTCCATATTTTTCACTTAGTTCTTGCATCGTGGGAACATCTTGTTCAACTCCAACAATGGCATTCAATTTAATTTCTGGAATATCTGAAACCATTGTTAAATAATCTTTAACAATCATTCCAGCTCCTATAATGGCTAATTTCATTTTATTTATCCTTTCTAGATCATATATCTGTGGTACTTAAATCAACTGAATCAATCTCTGATTTTTTAGCAGTCAATTTTTCTTCTTTCTCTATTTCACTTTTTAGTGCCAAATTATCAGCCATCTTAAAAAACGGAAAATATATAATTCCACTTAAAAAGATTTGAAAAACATTTAATAGTGCACCACGCCAACCACTAACTAAAAATCCAGCAATAATCGGTGGTGTGGTCCACGGAATATTAATCCCATTTGTATAAGGAACAATTCCTAGTTTCATTGAATAGTAAGTAATAATTGCCATAATAATAGGAGTCAAAATGAACGGTAAAACTAACATAGGATTCAAAACAATTGGTAATCCAAATATTATTGGTTCATTGATAGTAAATATCTCAGGAATAATCGCCAATTTTCCAATTGCCTTAAATTGTTTAGATTTTGCGAAGAAAAATAGCAGTAATACTAGTCCAAAAGTTGCACCAGATCCACCAACTTTAACGAAATTTGAATAAAATTGATAGTCAACAATGTTGGGAATACGATGTCCGGCCGATACAGCTGATGCATTTTGTGCAGTTAGCGATAACCATATTGGCTGCATAATACTTCCAACAATGTTGGCTCCATGAATACCAAAACTCCAAAGTAACCCTTCTACCAAAATCACTAAAATTGTTGCTGGTAATGTACTACCTAATGAAGTTAGAGGTGTTTGTAAGTTATTGAATATAAATGTCTGAACACTGCCAAAACTAGTTGAAGCAAAAACAATCCTAACGAAGTTAAAAACAATAATTATTATGGCTATTGGGATAAGCGAAGAAAAGGATTTAGATACATTTAAAGGAACCGAATCAGGCATTGTGATTTTCCAGCCTTTTTTAACTGTGTATCTTAAAATTTCAACTGCTAAAATTGAAGAAATCATTCCTACAAATAAGCCTGAAGCTCCAACATTAGTAAGTGGAATACCAGTTCCTAAATCAGTATCAACAAATTTTGATAACGGTGTAACAACGAAAAAAGCTGCAAGTGCTGAAAAAATACTACTTATCCTATCTATTTTGTATGATTTAGCAAGCTCATTGGCAATACCAATAATTACATAAATACTCATCATATTCATTGTTACATCATTAGGTGCCAGAAATAAATTCTGCCAAGTTTTACCAAATGTATGTGTCATAAAATTGCTATATGCATCAATTGGCATATAGGCAAATAACAGGAAAAAAGAACCAACAATAAGTAACGGCATTGCCGCCATAAAGGCGTTTTTAATTGCAGATAAATAACGATTCTGATCCAACTTGACGGCAATCGGCGTCATCTTGCTCTCAAAAATACTCATTAATTTTTGCATTTTGCCTCTCCTATTCTCAAAATCACTTCATCTGTCTAATTCCTTCTTCAAGTATTTCAATTTGCTTAATTGTTTCTTCATCCTTAACTATTTTGTCTGCACCATTAATAATAGAATCATAAACACCTTGATATACTCGACTGTAATCGCCAATTTCTGAGACGACTTTTTCTTCATGATAATTATTGTCATCATCGTAATACGTAAGAGTTCCATAATCCTTGGGATCGTCTATTCCAAAATCATCATTGTCTGGCATATAAAAGTGTTTGAGGTCAATTTCTTGATGATCCATATCTTGCTTTATAAACATTCCTTTTTTACCATAAACAACAAAGCTAGGACGAGGTTTGATTCTAAAGTAACTTGATTTAACTGACACTTTCATCACGCCATAGTACATGTCCAAATCAAAGTAATCATTCATTCTATTCTTCCCCAGTAACTGACGAACATCATAATGGATTGAATCAGGATTACCGAAGAACGACAAAATTTGATCTATTGTATGGCATCCATGTCCGTATAAATAACTCGTCCCAATCGAAAACTCTTTTACATTCTCGGGCACATATGGACGATAATAGTCATATGTTGACTCAACCTCTAAAATATCTCCTAAGACACCACTCTTAATAACTTTTTGGAGAGTTAGAAAATCAGAATCAAAGCGTCTATTTTGATAGCATTGTAAAAACAAATGCTTACTTTTAGCCAATGCAAATAATTCTTTTGCCTCTTTAGATGTAGATACAAATGGCTTTTCAAGTAAGACATTCTTACCTGCTTCAAGTGCCTCTTTGGCTAGCGAATAATGTAAATTTGCCGGTACACTGACTGTAACTAATTGAATTTCTGGATCATTTAATACATCATCAATATTTTGGGTATATTTAACACCTTCAATTTTTTTCCAAACCCCTTTTGATGGCGCATAAATGGTTTTGACTTTAATATTGTCTTTGTTTAATACAAACGGTAAATGATAACGATTAACACTCTTGCCATTTCCGATAAATCCCATTGTTAACATAATTAGTTCCTCCTGATTACTTAATAAATTTATTATATGTTCTAACATTCACAAATCAGTAATTTCTCTTGATCTTGGTACAAATGTTCAAAGATAATCGACTATAACAATCCAATCGTTGAACAAAATGTTCAAAAAAATAGACATGTACACTGTTTTTACAGCACACATGTCTATTTATTATTTTTAAAACCTATTCAATCACATCGATATTTTTATTAATCAGCTTACATACAATATCACGTTTTTCTTTCAGGGTCGTGGCCTCTTTATAAATATTCTCACGTGGTGGTATCCTAATATCATCACGCCTTAAAGCACCTAACGTATCTCCATGAACAATATATACGTCAATATCAAATAAAACACCTAATGGATTGATATTTTCAAAAATAACAGCTGAATTTTTAACGATCTGAGCATCTGCACCAACAATTGCAAAAGCTTGAGGACCAGTTGCGATATCCCAGACAATTTTCTTTTCAATCTTAAAATCTTTGATAAATTCAGTGAAACCTTTTTCAAAAATATTACTCAAATATTGATTGTTTTTGATTGGTCCAGGAATATTCAACTTTGCACTTACTAGTGATCCATAATCAGGCACTTCATCGGAAAGATACTTTCTCTCACCAACATTTGCTACATGACTAAAATTTATTTGGGCATCACTTTGCTCAAAGCCTTCTGAAAAAATATCAATCATTCCTAAACGCTCCTAATTCATGTAATTTTGACACTATGTCAATTCTAGATTCATTTTACCATGAATTCACAAAATAATTTGAATCAATATATCATAATGATAGTTTAGGAATCTGATTCTTAATAACTATCATTTTTAATAATTTTAATTAACATGAATTTTTGCACAAAGAAACTCACATTTTTTAAGAATGCGAGTTTCTTTATTTGAAAATATAAATGGTTCTAATTATTATCTAATAAAGCTCTAATCAATAAAATTCTTTTTGGTAATGAAATAAAATGGAATTGCTACTACCAAGGCACCAAGTCCCCAAATTAAATTGATTGCTTCTGTATTGATCAATAGCCAGATCGATACTACTACCGCAATAATCGGAATTGTCCAACCAAATGGAATCTTGAATCCAGTTGGTCTATTCTTCATAGTCTTTCTAAATACTAAAACAGCAATACATGCAGGTATATATTGTGCAAATCTGGAAACTGCACTAATTTGCGCTAGAGTGGCAAATGTTCCTGACATGGCAATGGTCCAACCTAATATTGTTGAAACAATGATGGCAATATAGGGTGATCCTTTACTGTTCTTCCTTTTTAGAATTGCAGGCATCATACCATGATTGGCCATGGCAACACCTGATCTAGGTGTGATGAACGATGAAGAAACACAGATACCACCGATCGATAATAATGTACCAGCAGCAATTAGATATTTACCAAAATTACCCAAAATTTTGGCAAAAGCATCTTGAACAGGGGCAACACTATTGGCCAAACTACTTCCTAATACCCCGATACATACTGCTTGAATCAATAAATAAAACGACGCTACTACTAACAAGATAACAATTAATGCACGTGGTAAATTCTTTTCAGGGTTCTTCATTTCACCTGCGGCAACGACTGCACCTTCAACACCTGTAAATGCATAAAACATCGTCATTGAAGCAACCGCAAACGAACTTGAATTGGCAACTTTACTTGGCAAAAATGGTGTGAAATTACTCCCTTTAATAAACCAGATACCTATAGCAATAAATATTACTAATGGTAATAGCTTAGAGATGGTAATTGTATTGTTAATAATTGATGTAACCTTCAATCCAGAAATATTCATTGCCATCAAAACTATGGCAATTACAGTAACTACAATGTCTTTTGATACGGTATTATTCAACGAAGTAAAAATACCACCTAGTGCTGTGGCAAAACCAACATACATTGTACCTTCCGCAATAATCCTAATAGCCCAAGTAACAAAGCCAACTTCATAACCTACAAAGTTCCCAAATGCCGCTTTTGCATAAACATATGGACCACCAGTTTCGTCAAATAAACTAGCGTCTTCAGCCAAACAAAGTCCAATCGTAAGTATTAAAAATGCATCAAACACCAAAACTATCAAACTTGCTGGTCCAAAAAGCTTCATACCTTGATTGGGTAATAAAAAAATACCTGAGCCAATAATTCCGTTAATACCAAATAATAAAATCGTCCAAAAACCCATTTTGTGATTTGTACTAGTTTTTTCCATATTAATTTTCCCCTATTCATAAATTAGGTTCTAGCGATAAAGTCCTTGAATATTGCTAGCTGTTTAGGATATTCCTGCCACATATTTTCAGGATGCCATTGGACTGCCTGTACACTTGCATCGTCATTTTCAATGGCCTCTATAACACCATCTGATGCTGTAGCAACGACCTTTACACTTGGGGCTGGTTCTTTAATTGCCTGATGGTGTCTAGAATTTACAAATGATGTTAACCCAACAGAATTTTGTAATATAGATTTCTTTATATCAACATGATGTGTCGGTTGATTACCTGGTGCATTTTGATGATGCTTCAGCAATGTGGGTTCACCATATTGAGTTGTTAAATCCTGATAAACGCTACCACCTAGTGCAATGTTAATAATTTGAGCACCACGACAGATTCCTAAGATAGGGATATGTTTTTCAACGGCTTTTTTTATTAATGCTATTTCAAAAATATCTCGATTACGATTTGTTGTTCCCAATTTTGGAATGGGTTCTTCACCCATAAATGTCGGATCCACATCAGGACCACCAGTGAATATGATGCCATCAAGCTTTTCAAGCAATGAATCAACTTTGTCTACTGGAATATATGGCAAGCTAATCGGGATTCCACCAGCTGTTAACACGGCATCTACTATAGGACGCGGGACAAAGTCAGCCGACTTTTGATTAATGACTGCTGTTGCCTCTAAGAATACGTCAGCTGTAATACCAATTATTTTGCTCATTTTACTACCTCTTTTAGTTATTGTATGTTGATAAGATTAGCACCTTTTTAATCTAAGTCAAATAATTAAATAATTTAATTAGATATTTTTTAATGTTAAACAGTCAAAAAAAACCGAACTCATAAGCTGTGAGTTCGGTAATTTTTTTAAATTATTTTATTTTTAAATCTTTAACACTGTTTTCTATGATTTCTAATGGTGAATCAACTTGTGCCATGGTTGCTGCTGCGTAGGCACCTTCAACTAAAGCAACATCAAAACGATGTATAACTTTATCACTCATCTCTGAAACCATATCAAGATTCATTTTGGAACTACCCAAGTCGTAAAAGGCTAATATTTCATCACCAGTATTACTATCTACTGCCTCTTGTACTTTTTGTATAGAACTTCCGATTTCATTATCATCTGTTCCACCAGCAGTTGTTATAGATACATTTGGTGCTGCCTCAGCAATTAGTTCTTTAACACCTTCAGCAATTTTGTTCGAATGAGATACAATTACTATTCCAAATTTCATTAATCAATTATCTCCTAATACGTCTACTAATGATTCAAATAAGTAGGCGCTAGATTGTGATCCCGGATCCAAATGACCTTTTGATTTTTCCTCTAAATAACTAGCACGTCCCTTTGTTGCCACCATATCTTTGGTTGAATTCAAAGCTGTATCCACATTTGCTTTATCTAATTTATTTGATTTCAAATCATCAGCGATTGGTTGCCAGACATCTATCATAGTTTTCATTTTAACATCAGATTCACCGCGACGTTTTATGCCATCTGAACCAACTTGAATCAAATCAGATAATTCAATATTTTCAGTTTTTACGGCCTTAGACATATCAAGAAATGCTGTTCCATACAATGGTCCAGAAGCTCCACCGACTTTTTGAATCATGGCAAAGGCTACTGCCTTATACAGATCAGATACAGTATTTGGAGTTTTTTTAGATAATGATTCAGTGATTGCTTTCGCACCACGGTCCATGTTTGTACCATGATCACCGTCACCTATCGCTGTATCCAATTCATTTAAATACGCCTTATTTGTTTCGAGTTTTTGAACAAATAATTCAACCCACTTTTGTGACTGTTCTAATTCAAGTTTCATAAAAAACATCCCTTCTAAACCTAATTTACCAACCAATCGTAACGACCGGCTCCTTTAATTTATCGATCCAATCATCATTTGCTTTCATGATTGTTAGTGAGATTCCTTGCATATCAAGGGAAGTTACAAGATTACCAACTTTACTGAATTCAACATCAATATTTTTTGATTCCAACTCATCCAAAACATTATTGGCAAATATATATTGTTCCATCAATGGAGTACCACCCATACCATTTATCAAAACAGCAAACTTACCAGATTTATCATCAAATTCTTTAATGATTTTTTCAATCAATTCATGTGCTAATTCTTTAGCCGGTTGGATTTTTTCAACTGAATATCCACGTTCATTATGAATACCTATACCATATTCTATTTCGTCATCTTTCAATTCAAACCCTGGATGGCCAACAGCTGGCACAGTTGCCGCATGCAATGCAATACCAATAGTCTTAGTATTATCAACTACACTTTTTCCTAGTTTTACTAATTCATCTAGGCTTTCACCCAAACGTGCTGCCGCACCGATAATCTTCTCAACCAATGCAGTACCTGCTACACCACGTTTACCTTGAGTAAATTCACTATTTTTAACAGATATATCATCATCTACAACAACGGTAGCAATTTTTATATCATCTGCCTCAGCCATTTCCTTTGCCATATCAAAGTTCATAATATCGCCAGAATAATTCTTAACTATCAGCAACACACCAAGTCCTTGGTCAACAGCACAAATAGCTTCATAAATTTGATCCGGTGTTGGTGATGTAAATACCTCCCCTGCAACGGCAGCTGAAAGCATTCCATCACCGACAAATCCTGCATGTAATGGCTCATGTCCACTTCCACCACCAGATACTATACCAACTTGCTTGTGTTCAGAAAACAACTTATCGTTTCTCACCACAGCAGTAGTTCCCTCAATTTCTTTCAATAGATCAGAATTAGTTCTAACCAACCCAGAAATCATTTCAGGGACAATGTCCTCAACATTATTGATGATCTTTTTCATTAATGAATCCTCCATTTCAAACGACTGAATACGATTACAATTTCAATTATACTTCATTACGAAAATGATGACATCTATTAGGGCCAAATGCACACATTTAGAAACAAAAAAGCACAATGAATTAAATTCATCATGCCTTTAATAACGATTCACAATACAAAATCACTCCTAGGATAGTTCAACATCAAGTGACTTTATATTCAATTACAA
This region includes:
- the dhaK gene encoding dihydroxyacetone kinase subunit DhaK; translation: MKKIINNVEDIVPEMISGLVRTNSDLLKEIEGTTAVVRNDKLFSEHKQVGIVSGGGSGHEPLHAGFVGDGMLSAAVAGEVFTSPTPDQIYEAICAVDQGLGVLLIVKNYSGDIMNFDMAKEMAEADDIKIATVVVDDDISVKNSEFTQGKRGVAGTALVEKIIGAAARLGESLDELVKLGKSVVDNTKTIGIALHAATVPAVGHPGFELKDDEIEYGIGIHNERGYSVEKIQPAKELAHELIEKIIKEFDDKSGKFAVLINGMGGTPLMEQYIFANNVLDELESKNIDVEFSKVGNLVTSLDMQGISLTIMKANDDWIDKLKEPVVTIGW